DNA sequence from the uncultured Methanobrevibacter sp. genome:
TTTCAGGTCAGACAGTCATGCTTCCTGTTGAAAACGGAAAAGCAACTTTCACTTATGACTTCCGCCCTGCAACATACTCCGCCAACGTAAAATACTTAGGTGATGACAACTATAATGCTAACAGCACTTCTGTTTCATTTACAGTTATTGAAAATGTTGCCGGACTGAAAAACACAACCCTGAATGTTGATGTAGTAAGTGCTGAAAATGATGTTACAATCACTGCTGAAGTTAATCCTCTTGCAACTGGCCTTATAGAATTCAATATTGATGGTAAGGCTGTATATATTCCTGTTAACAATGGTAAAGCTGTTTATGAAGTTGTTTTACCAGGCGGAGATTATAATGTCACTGTAACATATCTCGGTGATAGTAAATTCAATCCTAATTCAACAGTAAAAGCGTTTACTGTTGTTGAACACATTAAAAAGAACACAAATATAACTTCCGATGTTGCTTTGGATAGAAATAATGTTACTTTGACCGTTAATGTCAATAAGGATGCTGGAGGTTTTGTTAAATTCACTTTAGATGACTATGATGTTTTCGCTAAAGTTGTTGATGGAAAAGCCTTTATTAATATCGTTGTCCCTCCAGGTTATTACGATGTTACCGCTGTTTATCTGGGAGACGATGACTTTAATGAGAACTCTACTGTGATTTCATTCATTGTTAGTGGTTTAGAAAGCTCTGATGTAAATATTATTGTACCAAATAATGTTAAAGAGGGTGATGATGTAAATGTCACTGTTGAAATTTATAATGCAACAGGCAATGCCTCCGTTATTATTGACGGTACTGAAATAATTGTACAGTTAATTAATGGCAGTGCAAATATCTCCATAGAAAACATTTCTGCTGGTGATCACAGTGTTGTTGTGGTTTATCCTGGAGATGAAACACATGACCCTGCATATGGTTCTTCCAGCTTTAATGCGAAATCAGGTCCTGGAAAAATAGTCACTGAATTTACAGACATTGTAATAAACGATAAAGTTGTCAGTGTTGTTTTAAGGGATGATGATGGAAATGCAATTGCCGGTGCTAATATTTCATATATGATTAATGGTATTGTAAGAACTGCTGTAACTGACAATAACGGTTCATTCAGCATGCTTGGAGATAAAGGCGTTGTAATTATTGTTGATTATGCCGGTGATTATAAATATCTTCCTACAAATATTTCAATTAACTTTGACAGCCTAGTCCCAATCACTCTGGCTACTCAGTTCAACATTAGTGAAGATTTAATTATTAACACTTATGCAGTTGATTTCAACGTTGGTGAACGTGGACCTACTTTCCATTTCCAATTAACTGATTCTAATGGTAAACCGATTGCTAATGCTCCGGTATTGTTCTCATATAAAACAGTGCTTCTCAACAGAACAACTGATGAAAACGGTATTGTATTTATTGGTGTAAGTACACAGGTTGCCGGTTCCTATATCTGTTCTTTAACATATCTTGGAAATGAAACATATAATGCAACCCATGTTGGATTTTATTTCAAACTTGCTA
Encoded proteins:
- a CDS encoding Ig-like domain-containing protein, which codes for MNENATGFVTIEISGQTVMLPVENGKATFTYDFRPATYSANVKYLGDDNYNANSTSVSFTVIENVAGLKNTTLNVDVVSAENDVTITAEVNPLATGLIEFNIDGKAVYIPVNNGKAVYEVVLPGGDYNVTVTYLGDSKFNPNSTVKAFTVVEHIKKNTNITSDVALDRNNVTLTVNVNKDAGGFVKFTLDDYDVFAKVVDGKAFINIVVPPGYYDVTAVYLGDDDFNENSTVISFIVSGLESSDVNIIVPNNVKEGDDVNVTVEIYNATGNASVIIDGTEIIVQLINGSANISIENISAGDHSVVVVYPGDETHDPAYGSSSFNAKSGPGKIVTEFTDIVINDKVVSVVLRDDDGNAIAGANISYMINGIVRTAVTDNNGSFSMLGDKGVVIIVDYAGDYKYLPTNISINFDSLVPITLATQFNISEDLIINTYAVDFNVGERGPTFHFQLTDSNGKPIANAPVLFSYKTVLLNRTTDENGIVFIGVSTQVAGSYICSLTYLGNETYNATHVGFYFKLAKKPITITAKAKTYKASTKTKKYTVTLKTSKCASRNGKVYLKSGKKVTLKVNGKTYVAKTNSKGQATFKITKLTKRGRFVTKIKFAGDKTYKSVTKTVKLTIK